The Mesorhizobium sp. AR02 genomic interval GGGTCGAGGCGGTAGAGCGCGCCGATGAATTCGATCGGCCGGCCCGGCACCTCGAACATCGAGCCCGACCAGAAGCGCCCTTGGCGGTCGGGCTTGCCGTCGTTGAAACGGGTCTTTGGCATATGCGCTTCGGGGTCGACGATCACCTCGAACGTGCCGGTCGCCGGATCGAAGAAATGGAAGCCGTTGGCCATGGTCAGCACGAGGCCGCCCTTTTCGCGCAGGCCAAGGCAGCCTAGATATTCTGGTGTGGCGAAGACCTCATCCTTGCCGGTCGCGGGATCGTAGCGGTGGATCAGCTTCTTCCAGATGTCGATCCACCACAGCACGCCGGCCTTGGGATCCCACAGCGTGCCTTCGCCGAGTTCGGCCCTGGCGTCGACGACACAAGAAATTTCGACCATGGTCAGCCCTCTTTTCTGCGCAGCTTGCCGCCGAGACCGGCAAAGGTTTCGCTGCCTATCGAGACGGTAAGCAGGATCACCGCGCCATAGACGATGAGCAGCGCGCCGCTCGACAGGTTCAATGCAGGCAGCAGGCCGGTGAGGATGGTCAGCACCATGGCACCGGCTACGGTGCCGAGATAGTGGCCGCTGCCGCCGAGGATGGAGGCGCCGCCGATGGCGACCGCGGCGATCGAGGTGAACAGATAGGCGTCGCCCATGCCGAGATAGGCCTGGCCGGAATAGCCGGTCAAAAGCATGCCGGCGAAGGCGGCGGTGAGGCCTGAGATGACATAAGTCAGGATGGTGGTGCGCGCCGTCGGCACGCCGGAGAATTCGGCGACGGTGGCGCTAGTGCCGAGCGCATAGAGATGGCGGCCGAACGCGGCCTTGGAAAGCAGCAGCGTGGCCACCAGCGCCAGCACCAGCCAGATCAGCGCGATGACCGGAAACCCGCCGACGCGTCCGACCGACAGGAACTGGATCAGGGCCGGCGCCGAGGGGGTCGGCGAGCCGCCGGTCAACACCAGGATCAGGCCTTGCAGGATGACGTTGGTGGCCAGCGTCATGATGATCGGCGGCACGCCGAATTGAGCAACGCCGACGCCGTTGATCAGGCCGATGAAAGCACCGCCGCCAAGCAGCAGCGGCATGACCCAGACCAGCGGCAGATCCTGCCCGCCGCACAGCAGCGCCATGATGATGGCCGCTGAGTTCAGCACCCAGGGCACCGACAGGTCGATGCCGCCGCCGATGATGACGAAGGTCTGGCCGAGCGCGACGATGCCGACGAAGGCGGCCAGCACCACGGTCGAGCGCATGTTGGAGACCGACAGGAAGCCCGGCGAGAACAAAGCCGTGACCAGGAGCAGCACGACCATGCCGGCATAGGCAAGCACGATGAGGCGGTTGCGGGCGAGGAAGGCGCTCATTGGACGCGGTTCCTTGCGGCTTTCTCGGCGACGGAACTGGCCAGCACCGAGAGCAGCAGGATGACGCCGGACGCGACCGGCTGCCAGTAGCTCGACACATGCAGGACAAAGACGAGATTGCCGATAAGAGTGAGCACGAAGGCGCCGATCAGGGTGCCGGCGAGATGGCCACGGCCGCCGAACAGGCTGACGCCGCCGATGACGGCTGCAGCCACCGAGGGCAGGATATAGTCCTTGCCGATGGTCGGCGAGCCGGCGCCGGTCTGCGTCACCAGAAACAGCGCCGCTCCGGCCGCGAACAGGCCGGACAGGCCGTAGGTGATGAGGTTGACGCGGGTGATCGAGACGCCGGACAGGAAGGCCGATTTCTCGTTGGAGCCGGTCGCCTGAATGGCAATGCCGACGCGGGTCGCGCGAAACCACCACCAGAACAAAAGCAGCGCCAGCAGCATCCAGACCGGGCTGGTCAGGCCGAGGAGTTGTGCGGAGGCGAAGCCGACCCACCAGCCGGGAATGCTACCGCCATCCGTCGGCAGGATGATCATGGCGACGCCGTTAAGGATCGACCAGGTGGCGAGCGTCACCAGGAAGGGCTGCAACTTGAGCAGCGAGATCAGCAGGCCGTTGAGCGCGCCGATGAGGAAACCTAGCGCGAGTATGGCCAACGTCCAGAGTGCGGTCGTCGCGGGATCATCGGTAAAGCGCGTCGCCGCGATCACCGTGCCGAGGCTGATCATGCCGCCGATCGACAGGTCGATGCCGCCGCGCACCAGCACGATGGTCTGTCCGGTTGCCGCCAGCATCAGCGTCATCGCCGCCGCTGTATCGAGATTGAGCTCGTCCAGCGTGAAGACGCCGGACTGCAGGCTGCCGTAGATGGCAACGATCAAGGCCAGCATCAGGCAGGCAACGAGGAACGGCGCGCGGTCGAGCAAGCGGCCGCGCCAGTCGATAGCTGGCGAGCCTGACTTCGTTTCAGCCGGCCTCTGTGCCATGTCTACAGCTTGCTCCGCGGACATAACCATGCCTCAAGCCGCCTTGGTTTCAAGCATGGCGGCGCGCAAAATCTGCTCCTCCGCGATATGATCCCCCTCCAGCGTCGCGGCGATACGGCCGTTGCGCATGACCAGCACACGGTCGGCGACATGGACGAGTTCCGGCATGTCGCTGGAATGGAACAAGATCGCGTAGCCCTTGGCCGCGAGATCCCGCATCAGCTGGAAGATCTCGCCCTTGGTGCCGACATCGACGCCGCGCGTCGGATCGTAGAGCAACAGCACGCGCGCCTCGGTAAGCAGCATCTTGCCGAAGATCACCTTCTGCTGATTGCCGCCGGACAGAGTGCCGGCAAGCTGTTCCGGCGTGCCGGCCTTGATGCGCAGGAAGTCGACCATCTCCTTGACCAGGGCGGCCTCCTTTTGCCGGCTGAGCAAGCCGTTTTCAGTAAAGCGCTTGATGACCGACAGCGTCAAATTCTCGCGCACGCTCTTGGTCAGCAGCAAGCCCTGCCCGCGCCTGTCTTCCGGCACCAGCGCAATGCCGTCCTTGCCGGTCAACGCCTGGCGCGGATTGCCGATCGAGGTGGGCTTGCCCCAGAGTTCGATGGTGCCGCTCGCTTTAGTGGCGCCAAACAGCGACTGGAACAATTCGCGCTGACCGTGGCCTTGCAGGCCGCCGACGCCGAGAACTTCGCCCTCGCGCAGTGCGAAGTCGACGCCGGAAAGGCGACTGCCGCTCGAAAACCCTTTTACCCTTAGCGCGATGCGATCGGTCGCTGTCGACACGCGCTCGGGATAGAGCCGATCGAGATGGCGGCCGATCATCTGGGTGACGATCTCGTTGTCGGAGACGGCATTGGCCTCATGCGCCGCGATGGTGCTGCCATTGCGGAATATGGTCAGCCGGTCGGCGATGGCGCGCACTTCGGCCATGCGGTGCGAGATGAAGATGACCAGCCTGCCTTCGGCGGCCAGTTGCCGGGTGAGCTTGAGCAGCCATTCGGCCTCCCGCGCCGGCAGCGCCGAGGTCGCCTCGTCGAGGATCAGGATGCGCGGGTCCTTGGCCAGGCCCTTGGCGATCTCGACGATCTGCCGTTCGGCCAGCGTCAGCCGTCGGAGTTCCTGGTCGGGGCGCAGTGCCGGGAAATTGTACTTTTCGAGCAGCGCCAGCGTCTTGCGGCGCATTTCGCCACGATTGACGGTGCGCAGCAGGGTTCGCGGCTCGTGGCGGAACCAGATGTTTTGTTCGACGCTGAGATCGGGGATCAGCGACAGTTCCTGGAAGACGGCGGCGATGCCGCGTGCCTGGGCGGCATCCGGATTGGCCGGGCGATAGTCCTGGCCATCGACCGTGATCGAGCCGCCATCATGCCGAACCGCGCCCGACAGGATCTGGATGAAGGTGCTTTTGCCCGCGCCGTTCTCGCCGAGCAGGGCGTGCACTTCGCCGGCGCGGGCGCTGAATGTCGCCTCGCTCAGCGCGACAATGCCGCCATAGCGTTTGGACAGGCCGTTGACGGTGACGAGGTCCATGAATGCGCCTTCGAAAAGCTCTCCCGACATCTTGCGATGCCGGGAGACAGGGTCGTGGTTTAAGATGTTACTTGCTGCCGGCCGCTTCCGCAGCGGTGATCTCGACCCAGTCGGGCGTGATCGGTAGCGTCAGGCCGGGGGCCTGGTCGGGGAAGGCATTTTCGCCAATCGCGATCTTGATCATCTTGGTGCCGGGATAAAGCTTGGACTCGAAGGGATCGGTGGTGACGAAATCACCCTTGACGGAGACCGAACGCTCGGCCGGCTTCTTGCCGGTGTCGAGGATGTCGACCGCCAGCTTGATCGCTTCCGAGGAGAGATAGGCCGGATTGGAGCCAAGGATGCACTTGGCGCCTTGCGTCTGCGCGCAGGTGACGGCGGCGACATTGTAGGAGAAGCCGACGACCGGAACGATCGGCCGGCCGGCATCCTTCAGCGCCTGGATGGCGCCGGAGCCGTAGCCTTGCGTCATGATGCCGTCGATCTTCGGATTGGCGGCAAGCAGTGCCGCGACACCCGACTGTTCCGGACCGAGTGCGTAGTTGCCGTTGTAGTAGCCGACGACCTTTATGTCGGGATATTTGGCCAGCACCTTCTCATAGCCCCCCTGCAGCTGCGACGAGATCGGCGCGCCGGCAAGGCCGCGGTCGAGGATGATGTTGCCCTTGCCGCCGAGCTGCGTTGCCATCCATTCGGCCATGACGGAGGGGATGCGGTCCCAGTCGGAAGCGACGGCGTAGGCGCAAGGTTCGGTCACCACCTGGTCGAAGCTGATGACGACGATGCCGGCGTCACAGGCCTTCTTGATGGTCGGGTTGAGTGCTGAATCCGAACCGGCATCGACGAGGATGGCGTCCGGCTTCTGGCGGATGATGTTGTTCAGCGAGTTGATCTGCGCCTGAACGGTGTTCTCGACATTCTCGATCTTGAGGTCGACGCGGCCTTTCAGCGGCCCTTTGTTCACCGACACGGTGGCGACACGCTCCATCTGCTGACGCCAGTCATTGCCGACGAAATTGTTCGAGAGATAGATGGTGTAGGGCTTCTTGTCCTCGGTTTGGCCGGCCTGCATGCCGATTGCCATCATGGTGGCGGCAAGTGCGGCAAGGCCGATGTTACGGCTCAACGTTTTCATGATTTTCTCCTCCCATTTTTCGTTTCGAAATAGCGGCGCCCAAACGGCGCCTTGCATCTATCAAATCAGGTTCCCGAAGCCTCCTTGGGCGTGATCTCGACCCAGCTCGGCGATACCGGTAAGGAAAGGCCTGGCGCCAGGTCGGGGAATACGGTCTTGCCCAATTCGATCTTCACCGCCGAGGAATTCGGGGCGTATTTGGCATCGACCATATCCGTGGTCAGGCCCGGTGAATTGAACAGCACGGTGGTGTCGGCCGGCTTCTTGCCGGTGTCCAATATGTCGACGGCGAGCTTGATCGCCTCGGCCGACAGCGAGGGCGGATTGGCGCCCAGCCAGCATTTGGCGCCCTTGGTCTCAGCGCAGGTAACGCCGGTGCCGTTGAAGGCAGCGGCGACGACCGGCACCATCGGCCGGTCGGCATTCTGCAGCGCCTTGATGGCGCCGGTGCCATAGCCCTGCGAGAAGATGCCGTCGACCTCAGGATGGGCGGCAAGCAGGCTGGCGACGCCTTCCTGTTCCGGGCCGGCAGCGTAATTGCCGTTGAAGTAGCCGACGACCTCGATGCCGGGATATTTCTTCAGTACGGCGCCGAAATTCTTCTCGAACTGCTCGGAAATGGGAGCGCCGGCGAGGCCGCGATCCATGAAGACCTTGCCCTTGCCGCCGAGGATGGAGGCCATCCATTCCGCCTGGTTGTTGGCCATGATGTCGAAATCGGAATGCATCTTGTAAGCGCATTCGGCTGAGACGGTCTGGTCGAAACTGACGACGATGATGCCGGCATCGCAGGCCTTCTTGATGGTCGGATTGAGCGCTTCCGCCGACGAGGCATCGATGAGGATCGCGGCCGGCTTCTGGCGGATGATGTTGTTCAGCGAATTGATCTGCGCCTGGACGGTGTTCTCGGCATTTTCGATCTTGAGGTCGACACGGCCCTTCAGCGGCCCCTTGTTGACCGCGACATTGGCGACGCGCTCCATCTGCTGGCGCCAGTCATTGCCGACGAAATTGTTCGAGAGATAGATGACGTAGGGTTTTTGGGTCGCGGTATGGCCAGGCATCGCAGCCATCGAGACTGCGAACCCGGCCAGCGCCACGAAGCCGGCGCACACGCTCCTCAATTTCATGGTCTTCCTCCCTAGTGTTTCCTGCCCAGCCGGTGATGGACTGCGCCATCTTGATCGGATGAAGACGACAAATTGATACCGGTACCAATTGCAAATGTCAATTTGACGTGACCCTCCCAAGGCTGCGTCCGCGAGCAGGATTCGCCGGATTTCCTCCCTTGCGACGTCTCTCGTGGCCGGCACTTCAGCCTAACTATCATGCTATTATAATT includes:
- a CDS encoding sugar ABC transporter ATP-binding protein; protein product: MDLVTVNGLSKRYGGIVALSEATFSARAGEVHALLGENGAGKSTFIQILSGAVRHDGGSITVDGQDYRPANPDAAQARGIAAVFQELSLIPDLSVEQNIWFRHEPRTLLRTVNRGEMRRKTLALLEKYNFPALRPDQELRRLTLAERQIVEIAKGLAKDPRILILDEATSALPAREAEWLLKLTRQLAAEGRLVIFISHRMAEVRAIADRLTIFRNGSTIAAHEANAVSDNEIVTQMIGRHLDRLYPERVSTATDRIALRVKGFSSGSRLSGVDFALREGEVLGVGGLQGHGQRELFQSLFGATKASGTIELWGKPTSIGNPRQALTGKDGIALVPEDRRGQGLLLTKSVRENLTLSVIKRFTENGLLSRQKEAALVKEMVDFLRIKAGTPEQLAGTLSGGNQQKVIFGKMLLTEARVLLLYDPTRGVDVGTKGEIFQLMRDLAAKGYAILFHSSDMPELVHVADRVLVMRNGRIAATLEGDHIAEEQILRAAMLETKAA
- a CDS encoding substrate-binding domain-containing protein, producing MKLRSVCAGFVALAGFAVSMAAMPGHTATQKPYVIYLSNNFVGNDWRQQMERVANVAVNKGPLKGRVDLKIENAENTVQAQINSLNNIIRQKPAAILIDASSAEALNPTIKKACDAGIIVVSFDQTVSAECAYKMHSDFDIMANNQAEWMASILGGKGKVFMDRGLAGAPISEQFEKNFGAVLKKYPGIEVVGYFNGNYAAGPEQEGVASLLAAHPEVDGIFSQGYGTGAIKALQNADRPMVPVVAAAFNGTGVTCAETKGAKCWLGANPPSLSAEAIKLAVDILDTGKKPADTTVLFNSPGLTTDMVDAKYAPNSSAVKIELGKTVFPDLAPGLSLPVSPSWVEITPKEASGT
- a CDS encoding ABC transporter permease, with the translated sequence MSAFLARNRLIVLAYAGMVVLLLVTALFSPGFLSVSNMRSTVVLAAFVGIVALGQTFVIIGGGIDLSVPWVLNSAAIIMALLCGGQDLPLVWVMPLLLGGGAFIGLINGVGVAQFGVPPIIMTLATNVILQGLILVLTGGSPTPSAPALIQFLSVGRVGGFPVIALIWLVLALVATLLLSKAAFGRHLYALGTSATVAEFSGVPTARTTILTYVISGLTAAFAGMLLTGYSGQAYLGMGDAYLFTSIAAVAIGGASILGGSGHYLGTVAGAMVLTILTGLLPALNLSSGALLIVYGAVILLTVSIGSETFAGLGGKLRRKEG
- a CDS encoding substrate-binding domain-containing protein produces the protein MKTLSRNIGLAALAATMMAIGMQAGQTEDKKPYTIYLSNNFVGNDWRQQMERVATVSVNKGPLKGRVDLKIENVENTVQAQINSLNNIIRQKPDAILVDAGSDSALNPTIKKACDAGIVVISFDQVVTEPCAYAVASDWDRIPSVMAEWMATQLGGKGNIILDRGLAGAPISSQLQGGYEKVLAKYPDIKVVGYYNGNYALGPEQSGVAALLAANPKIDGIMTQGYGSGAIQALKDAGRPIVPVVGFSYNVAAVTCAQTQGAKCILGSNPAYLSSEAIKLAVDILDTGKKPAERSVSVKGDFVTTDPFESKLYPGTKMIKIAIGENAFPDQAPGLTLPITPDWVEITAAEAAGSK
- a CDS encoding ABC transporter permease — its product is MAQRPAETKSGSPAIDWRGRLLDRAPFLVACLMLALIVAIYGSLQSGVFTLDELNLDTAAAMTLMLAATGQTIVLVRGGIDLSIGGMISLGTVIAATRFTDDPATTALWTLAILALGFLIGALNGLLISLLKLQPFLVTLATWSILNGVAMIILPTDGGSIPGWWVGFASAQLLGLTSPVWMLLALLLFWWWFRATRVGIAIQATGSNEKSAFLSGVSITRVNLITYGLSGLFAAGAALFLVTQTGAGSPTIGKDYILPSVAAAVIGGVSLFGGRGHLAGTLIGAFVLTLIGNLVFVLHVSSYWQPVASGVILLLSVLASSVAEKAARNRVQ